A window of Thunnus thynnus chromosome 17, fThuThy2.1, whole genome shotgun sequence contains these coding sequences:
- the LOC137201233 gene encoding lipid droplet assembly factor 1-like — protein MSVEMQDSSNVIKFQQLWGSWTTQFNYLYDDPKVALLMKTRMGQYLSCHPFLALTVLVFSVMAALPVGLFLTFSLVTIVISAVGFVFFEGFLLFVGGLTLLSVLSGLAFFSVLVSCFFNVFYIIISNIHNHYNPHLKKGGKVHGKENGCETSSAKETQ, from the exons ATGAGTGTGGAGATGCAGGACAGCAGCAATGTGATCAAGTTTCAGCAGTTGTGGGGAAGCTGGACCACCCAGTTTAACTACCTTTACGATGACCCCAAG GTAGCACTTCTGATGAAGACAAGAATGGGACAGTACCTCAGCTGTCATCCTTTCTTAGCTCTGACAGTGTTGGTGTTCAGCGTCATGGCTGCACTGCCTGTTGGACTTTTCCTCACTTTTTCTCTTGTTACCATTGTTATCTCAGCAGTaggatttgttttctttgagg GGTTCCTGTTGTTTGTCGGAGGGTTGACTCTGCTGTCCGTGCTCTCCGGCCTTGCCTTCTTCTCCGTCCTGGTTTCATgcttctttaatgttttttatatcaTCATCTCTAATATCCACAACCACTATAACCCACATCTGAAAAAG GGAGGTAAAGTCCACGGGAAGGAGAATGGGTGTGAAACTTCATCAGCAAAGGAAACGCAGTag
- the LOC137201232 gene encoding ER lumen protein-retaining receptor 2, with translation MNVFRLTGDLSHLAAIIILLLKIWKSRSCAGISGKSQILFAIVFTTRYLDLLTSFISLYNTCMKVIYIGCAYATVYLIYAKFRATYDGNHDSFRVEFLVVPVGGLAVLINHDFSLLEILWTFSIYLESVAILPQLFMISKTGEAETITTHYLFCLGLYRALYLFNWIWRFYFEGFFDMIAIVAGVVQTVLYCDFFYLYVTKVLKGKKLSLPA, from the exons ATGAACGTGTTCAGACTGACAGGGGACCTCTCTCATTTGGCTGCTATCATCATCCTGCTGCTCAAAATATGGAAAAGCAGGTCGTGTGCAG GTATCTCTGGAAAGAGCCAAATCCTGTTTGCCATCGTGTTCACCACACGTTACTTGGATCTGCTCACCTCCTTCATCTCCCTCTACAACACATGCATGAAG GTGATCTACATCGGCTGTGCATATGCCACAGTCTACCTGATCTATGCGAAGTTCAGGGCCACCTACGATGGCAACCATGACAGTTTCAGAGTGGAGTTCCTGGTTGTTCCTGTCGGGGGTCTTGCTGTTCTCATCAACCACGACTTTTCTCTCCTAGAG ATCCTGTGGACTTTCTCCATCTACCTGGAGTCAGTGGCAATCCTTCCCCAGCTCTTCATGATCAGCAAGACCGGAGAGGCAGAGACGATCACCACCCACTACCTGTTCTGCCTGGGCCTGTATCGGGCGCTCTATCTCTTCAACTGGATCTGGCGTTTCTACTTTGAGGGCTTCTTTGACATGATCGCCATCGTGGCCGGTGTTGTCCAGACTGTCCTCTACTGTGACTTCTTCTACCTTTATGTCACCAAAG TGTTGAAAGGCAAGAAGCTGAGCCTGCCGGCGTAA
- the si:ch211-139g16.8 gene encoding immunoglobulin superfamily member 6 has translation MRSFTSCQATDMDRLFGFSLLLTYLSVIESAGKTESCLSQPGDIIWEKTGHNAVLSCTVSSQCSTKNLKYEWFAFKENTPLRLDLGSNQKKYILNGTSLHIQSLNVNDSGIYHCAAVSKGAPASGEQYVGTGTTLEVKEVLKPMVRNNLLWLLFVLLAIYSLAVVTLIILKKHGCNKCMCKRTYTSDKNSSTRKKQFRNVLQEMYSKGNLEKSEQTAGKNRSKIEAASTEVNGSNGDIYQNV, from the exons ATGAGATCATTTACAAGCTGTCAAGCTACAGACATGGACCGCTTGTTTGGgttttctctcttgctcacCTACCTGTCAGTAATAG AAAGCGCGGGAAAAACAGAGAGCTGTTTATCACAACCAGGCGATATAATTTGGGAAAAAACAGGACACAATGCTGTTCTGTCTTGTACTGTCAGTTCACAGTGTTCAACCAAAAACCTGAAATACGAGTGGTTTGCTTTCAAAGAAAACACCCCTCTTCGTCTGGACCTGGGTAGCAATCAAAAAAAGTACATCTTGAATGGAACGTCTTTACACATTCAATCACTTAACGTCAATGACAGCGGGATCTACCACTGTGCTGCAGTGTCGAAAGGAGCACCAGCATCCGGGGAACAGTATGTAGGGACGGGTACAACTCTTGAAGTAAAAG aaGTCTTAAAACCCATGGTGAGAAACAATCTCCTGTGGCTATTATTTGTCCTCTTGGCCATCTACAGCTTGGCAGTAGTGACCCTTATCATACTAAAGAAG CATGGCTGCAATAAATGCATGTGCAAAAGGACCTACACATCTGACAAG AATAGCTCAACTAGAAAAAAACAATTCCGCAATGTGCTGCAAGAAATGTACAGCAAAGGGAACTTGGAGAAAAGCGAACAAACTGCTGGCAAAAACCGCTCTAAAATTGAG GCTGCAAGTACTGAGGTCAATGGCTCAAATGGTGACATCTATCAAAATGTCTAA
- the mfsd13al gene encoding transmembrane protein 180-like, with protein sequence MTVEEKPASGVITKMNVMRHLVNFGVNPAALAYAMTTLGSAMINNIFSFYYVKLFLNKYKISEGAFHQSQVVYMLWNAINDPLFGYLQDNSKAPCCSQRRLSILYGAPLYSLAFLLAWFPWRSYAPGDWLSGLHLMVALCAFDGMLTFVLLAQCALFAEISSHHQSRLRLVKYSQVASLIGSSSVLFCGVLSKNMEDFAAFQAFTVMIAILSCVCMLYTGFHSESRYDSKGSESDTPGSVDQSAVSFSMLRTFMWQILTNRDFKLFVVMNFFQVFILAFFNNFTMIFAEHLIPPDVLPSLAKSVMYGAGFICPQLLVLSCGKLLHDVGYYRIILFTFYMEAGMAAIMLALGPQHYYILAFFLTISMVIIQAAFSLFGLPLADIIDTDLQKYKRSSPLSSMVFGTNALFTKPAQSLAPMTVLNILNQFGYEHLKDARRDSNLSAVESLHSVMFYLVCLVPMCVAAAQILAWRQFSIRSSHTVDIKYIDG encoded by the exons ATGACCGTGGAGGAGAAACCTGCCTCAGGTGTGATCACCAAAATGAATGTAATGCGACATTTGGTCAACTTTGGGGTCAATCCTGCAGCACTGGCTTATGCCATGACTACTCTGGGATCTGCcatgataaataatatattcaGCTTCTACTATGTCAAACTCTTTCTCAATAAGTACAAGATATCAGAGGGAGCATTCCACCAATCACAA GTGGTGTACATGTTGTGGAATGCAATCAATGACCCTCTTTTTGGCTACCTGCAAGACAACTCCAAGGCGCCCTGCTGCTCTCAGCGGCGTCTCTCTATTCTGTACGGTGCTCCCCTCTACTCGTTGGCTTTTCTTCTAGCCTGGTTCCCGTGGCGGTCCTACGCCCCTGGCGACTGGTTGAGTGGCTTACACTTGATGGTGGCACTGTGCGCTTTTGATGGCATGCTCACTTTTGTGCTGCTGGCACAATGTGCCTTGTTTGCAGAGATTTCCAGCCACCATCAGAGCCGGTTAAGACTTGTAAAGTACAGCCAG GTGGCTTCTCTCATCGGCTCCTCCAGTGTCCTCTTCTGTGGCGTGCTGTCCAAAAACATGGAAGACTTTGCGGCCTTCCAAGCCTTCACAGTGATGATCGCTATCCTGAGCTGTGTCTGCATGCTCTATACAGGCTTCCACAGTGAGAGCCGCTATGATAGCAAAGGATCTGAGTCAGATACACCGGGGTCTGTTGATCAGTCAGCAGTTTCCTTCTCCATGTTAAGAACGTTTATGTGGCAAATCCTCACCAACAGGGACTTCAAGCTATTTGTGGTCATGAACTTCTTTCAGGTTTTCATTCTGGctttctttaataattttaccaTGATATTTGCTGAGCACCTGATTCCCCCAGATGTGCTTCCATCACTGGCCAAGAGTGTCATGTATGGAGCGGGATTCATCTGCCCACAG CTGTTAGTTTTGAGCTGTGGGAAACTGCTCCATGATGTTGGCTACTACAGAATCATCCTCTTCACCTTCTATATGGAGGCTGGAATGGCGGCCATCATGCTAGCACTTGGTCCTCAGCACTACTATATCCTGGCATTTTTCCTCACCATTAGCAT GGTCATAATTCAAGCAGCCTTCAGTCTTTTTGGCTTGCCTTTGGCTGACATCATTGACACCGACCTGCAGAAGTACAAGCGCAG TTCCCCTCTATCCTCCATGGTGTTTGGGACTAATGCTCTGTTCACCAAGCCGGCTCAGTCTCTGGCCCCGATGACAGTGCTTAATATCCTCAACCAGTTTGGATATGAACACCTGAAGGATGCAAGAAGGGATTCAAACCTAAG CGCCGTGGAGAGCCTCCACAGTGTCATGTTCTACTTGGTGTGTTTGGTGCCCATGTGTGTCGCTGCTGCGCAAATCCTGGCTTGGAGACAGTTTTCCATACGCAGCAGTCACACAGTTGACATAAAGTATATAGATGGCTAG
- the cdr2a gene encoding cerebellar degeneration-related protein 2 translates to MLTDVILEEEFDKNGEPWYDPQDLEHDLHLAAELGKTLLDRNHELEQALQQMYSTNQDQLQEIEYLTKQVDLLRQMNDQHAKVYEQLDTVARDLEQGNQRLVQDNRLAQQKIHGLTETIEGLQTYMEDLQTQVEELRTAQAERNKREMAEQRRNLGAQSVSCLKELYDLQHDRHLTHNDRQVDGLWSPQGSFYDRDRCQNPEEEHEALQRSIQTLQSQIAVERSRREAAERESELTAMENQGLEQRLALLAGCRARQKELEAEVEQLRLLWRAECANSVRRPDQLLLPDTVFFASEEKPSQEQSETEEKIEMDEEQQRKYSRQRCNSDGFLRAMNADEIRRGHEQMCIRRAEAVKQRGISLLNEVDAQYSALQVKYDELLQRCQQSTDGLSHKGVQTSSNPGANSRTRRRLSSSAALSDLTVVLEEGQQPEYKVLFKEIFTCIQKTKEDLSENKRPVTDSDSQGCAK, encoded by the exons ATGCTGACTGACGTGATTTTGGAGGAAGAGTTTGATAAGAATGGGGAGCCTTGGTACGACCCGCAGGACCTTGAACACG ATCTCCATTTGGCAGCGGAGCTTGGGAAAACACTCCTCGACAGGAACCATGAGTTGGAGCAGGCGCTGCAGCAGATGTACTCAACCAACCAGGACCAGCTGCAGGAGATAGAG TACCTGACCAAGCAGGTGGACCTCCTCCGTCAGATGAATGACCAGCATGCCAAGGTGTATGAGCAGCTAGACACGGTCGCCAGGGATCTGGAGCAAGGCAACCAGAGACTAGTGCAGGACAACCGCCTGGCCCAACAGAAGATCCACGG TCTAACAGAGACCATCGAAGGGCTTCAAACCTACATGGAGGACCTGCAGACTCAGGTGGAGGAGCTCAGGACTGCGCAGGCAGAGCGAAACAAAAGAGAGATGGCAGAGCAGCGTCGCAACCTCGGAGCACAGAGTGTGTCTTGTCTCAAAGAGCTGTACGACTTACAACATGACAG GCATCTCACCCACAATGATCGGCAAGTGGATGGACTCTGGTCACCTCAGGGCTCTTTCTATGACCGAGACAGATGCCAAAACCCGGAAGAGGAGCACGAGGCTCTTCAGCGCTCCATCCAGACTCTTCAGAGTCAGATAGCTGTGGAGCGCAGCCGCAGGGAGGCTGCAGAGCGGGAGAGTGAGTTGACAGCCATGGAGAACCAAGGCTTGGAGCAACGGCTGGCCCTGCTGGCGGGCTGCCGGGCCAGGCAGAAGGAGCTAGAGGCTGAAGTGGAGCAGCTGCGGCTTCTGTGGCGGGCAGAATGTGCCAACAG TGTCAGAAGACCAGACCAGCTGCTGTTGCCTGATACAGTGTTCTTTGCCTCAGAAGAAAAACCCAGTCAGgagcagagtgagacagaggagaagatAGAAATGGACgaggagcagcagagaaagTACAGCCGGCAGAGATGTAACAGCGACGGCTTTCTGAGAGCGATGAACGCAGACGAGATTCGCCGTGGTCACGAGCAGATGTGTATAAGGCGAGCCGAGGCGGTGAAACAGAGGGGCATCTCCCTGCTCAACGAGGTGGACGCACAGTATAGCGCGCTGCAG GTGAAATATGACGAGTTGCTGCAGCGGTGCCAGCAATCAACAGACGGGCTCAGCCATAAAGGCGTTCAGACTTCCAGCAATCCTGGTGCAAACAGCCGGACACGCCGCCGCCTGTCCAGCTCAGCTGCTTTGTCCGATCTGACAGTGGTTTTGGAAGAAGGCCAGCAGCCCGAGTACAAAGTTCTCTTCAAGGAGATCTTCACTTGCATCCAAAAGACCAAAGAGGACCTCAGCGAGAACAAACGTCCAGTCACGGACAGTGATTCTCAGGGCTGTGCCAAATGA